DNA sequence from the uncultured Ilyobacter sp. genome:
CGACTGTCTAAGCGTAGCGAGTGACCAGAAAATAACGAGTTGTGTGAGTATATTTTCTGGTTCTCAGAAACTTGTTTTCTGAGTTTCCTTATTGCTATTAGATTTCCGAAGGCATTTAGCTTATTTTTCACAGGCCTTGATTTTTGGTTATGCCCTGACCGAAGGGAGGAAATGCCCTTGGGGTGCTTTTCATCAAGGAAAAGTGACAGAAGCCTTTGGATAAATTCAATAATTTAATTTTAACTTATTAAAATATATTTAGAAAGGTAGGTGTTAGCATGGAATGGAATATAAAGAAATTTGATGAACTTAGCAACAGAGAGCTTTATGATATAATGCAGCAGAGGGTGGATGTATTTGTGGTAGAGCAAAACTGCCCCTATGCAGAGATAGACGGGAAAGATATAGATGCCTATCATCTTTTTGCAGCAGATGACGGGAATATAGCCGCCTACACAAGGATACTCCATCCCGGGGTCTCGTTTGATGAGGTTTCTATAGGAAGGGTCTTGGTGAATATGGCCTATAGAGGCGAGGGGCTAGGACAAGAGCTTATGAAAAAAACAATGGAATTTGTGACCAAAGATCTGAAAGAAAAATCTATAAAAATCGCTGCTCAGGAATATCTCTTAGAATTTTATCTGAGTCTTGGATTTGAAGAGGCATCAGATGTTTATTTAGAGGACGGTATCCCACACATAGATATGCTCTTCACAAAAAACTAATAACTTTTAAGAGATAAAAAATTTTGTATAGGGGGCTATTATGAAGGGTGTTCTTAAGATTTTTATAATTTTTTTAACTTTTTTTCTTTATTCTATGTCCTATTCTTGGAGGGGGCAGGAAAAAAAATACGGTATTTCAGAGTTTCAATCTGAAAAATATCTCGGAAAATGGTATGAAATAGTTAGAAAAGATCATAAATTTGAAAAAGGACTGAGTAATGTGACGGCTCAGTATGAATATCTAGGGAACAATAAAATAAAGGTAATAAATAGTGGCTATGATGAAAAAAATGAAAAACTAAAAACCGCTGTAGGAAGGGCAAAAATAAAATACAAAAGTGTTGACAATATACTCAAAGTCAGCTTCTTTTGGCCTTTTTATGCTGACTATATAATAATGGATTATGACAGAGAAGGGTATACATATGCTTTGGTAAGGGGAAGAAGCGACAAATATCTCTGGGTGTTATCTAGGACTCCTGTTTTAGATAGTGATATATTAGAAAGCTTACTTGAAAAGGCAGAAGAAGACGGGATAAAGCTAGACGACCTTATCTATGTGAAACATGATAAACTGCAATAGTCTGAGTCAAAAGCCGGTGGCATCCGGCTTTTTAAATTGATAGCTTAAAGTTATTATTAAAGTATAAAATAGAGTTTTCCGAATAAAAGTTAATTTATATTTGCTGTAAAAACTATCTGTTGAGGATGACCTTTATATGGTGTATAATTCAGCTGTAAAGGGAAATAAGATAAACAAAGGAGAAAAAAAGCATGATAGAGTTTTTTATTGCTAAAAAACATATAGTTGAGAGAAAAAAACAGAGTATAATCTCTACTCTAGGTATGACTATAGGAATAGCTGTATTGATAGTATCTATAGGAATAGCAAACGGTCTAGATAAAAATATGATAGAGAGTATACTTTCTATAACCTCTCATGTGGTGGTACAGGACAACGGGGATATAGAAAACTACAGAGAAATACAAAAAGAGATAGAGAGTATAGAGGGTGTAAAGGGGGTTGTTCCTAAAACCTCTACCCAGGGGATATTGAAGTATAACGGTGTACTAGGAAGCTATATATCCGGAGTAAAGATAGAGGGGCTAGACTTAGATGATGCCAAAAGAGCCATGGAACTAGATAAGAAAATTGTTCAAGGAACCATGGATTTTGATAAACCGACAGAGCTTCTTATGGGGAAAGAGTTGTATGAGCAGTTAGGGGCTAATCTTGGGGATGAGGTCTCTATAGTTTCTGCAGACAACAGAGAGGTCAGATTTAAGATAGGTGGAGTTTTCCAAAGTGGATATTATGAGTATGACACCAGCCTAGTAATGCTTCCTCTAAGAGCAGTGCAGGTATTGACATACTCTGGAAATACAGTGAGTAAAATGGATGTGATGCTTCATGATGCCTATAAATCGGACCAGGTGGCATCTGAAATATATAGTAAGACTGGTTTGAATACCAAAACATGGGGACAACTGAACAGAAACCTTTTGTCGGCTTTATCTCTCGAGAAGACAGTTATGATAATAGTTTTTTCACTGATAGTGGTAATAGCAGGATTCGTAGTGTGGGTGACTTTGAATATGCTTGTAAGGGAAAAAACAAGAGATATAGGAGTTATGAGAGCTATGGGGTTTTCTAGTGAGAGAATAATGAAAATATTTCTTATAGAGGGAATGATCCTAGGAGTTATGGGGATAATAATAGGTACAGTAGTTGCCCTTGGGATACTCTGGTATGTAAAAAATTATTCAATAGCTCAGCTTACCAGTATATATTATCTTACAAAGATACCTGTAGAGCTATCTTTAAAGGAGATTTTCACCATAATAGGAGCTAATCTCGTGGTAATATTTATTTCAAGTATTTTCCCAGCATACAGGGCAGCAAAATTACAACCGGTGGAGGCGTTGAGGTATGAGTAAAATAGTACTAAATCTAGAAAAACTCAATAAAAACTATAAGGATAAAAAAAGGGAACTGCATATTATAAATAATCTAGACCTGAAAGTTGAGGAAGGGGAGTTTATCTCTATATTGGGTAAATCAGGTTCTGGAAAATCTACCTTGCTCAATCTTATGGGACTTTTGGACAGGCCCGACAGCGGGAAGATATATTTTGATGGTATAGAGGTGGACAACCTAAAGGGAAGCAACATTGACAAGATAAAAAATGAGATGCTTGGATTCGTATTTCAATTTCATTATCTTCTTCCTGAGTTTACGGCACTAGAAAATGTTATGCTGCCAGCCCTATTGAAAAACTTTAAGGAGAAGGCTGAGATAAAAGAGAGAGCTATGAAGTTACTAGAAGAGGTGGAACTAGGAGAACGGATGGAGCATAAACCGAATGAACTTTCTGGAGGGGAGAAACAGAGGGTTGCCATAGCGAGAGCTCTTATAAACTCTCCTAAAATACTTCTGGCAGATGAGCCCACTGGGAATCTAGACGAAGAAACCAGCGAAAAAATACACGCTCTTTTGAGAAGGATAAATCGTAATATGAATCAGTCTATAATTGTGGTGACCCACTCGAGAGAACTTGCCAAAATATGTCACAAAAGATATTATCTGAAAAAAGGATTCCTGCATTTAGAAGAGGAGATCAAGTAAAAAAATAATAAAAAAAACTTTAAAAAAAACTAGGAAATATATTAAATGGGTGTATAATCTTAGTAGTTGACAACGATTCAACAAATACACCGGAGCTTATGCTAAGGATCGATGAAAGGAAGTGGTTTTATATGAGATTAATCATCCACGGGAGACATTTAAACGTTACTGAACCAATCAGGCTACATGCTGAGAAAAAAATCAACAAGATAAAAAAATATTTCGACAATATTATGGAGGTGGATGTAACATTATCGGCTGAAAGTTTGAAAACAGGGGATTACCATACTGCAGATGTATTGGTCTATATGAATGGTAATAAAATCAAAGCCACTGCTACTGATGAAGATCTATATGCATCAATAGACGAAGTAGTAGACGTATTGGAGCAGCAAATAAAGAAACATAAAGAAAAATTGAGAGATAATAAACACAATGCAGGACGTAAAAATACTATCAAGTATAATCCTGAAACCAAGACAATAGATAAAGAGGACAGTAAAAGAATAGTTCAAACTACAATTTCTGCAAGACCTATGTTTGTAGAGGAAGCTGTTATGCAGATGGAAGTTCTTAATAAACAATTTTATGTTTTTATGAATGCCGATACAGAGGAGCTCAATGTAGTCTATAGAAGAAATGATGGAGATTATGGCCACGTAGAACCAGCATAAAAAGACCAGGACCGGCTGAGCCGGTCCTTTTTAATTGTAATTACAAAGCCCTTTGTTATTGATATTTTATTCTGTAAGTGATATAATAAAAATTGTGATAATTTAAGTTTTTAAAGGGGGAAACATGGGTAGAATCATCTATGTTACTGGTGGTGCCAGAAGCGGTAAAAGCAGCTTTGCAGAAAACCATGTGGCGGAGAGTAAGCTGAAAAGAGTATATTTAGCCACCTCTATTCCTTTTGACAATGAGATGAAACTCAGGGTGGAAAAACATAAGGAGCAGAGAGGGGAGAATTGGCTGACTATAGAGGCTTATAAAAATCTCTATGAGATCCTCCAAAATAAGGTAAAAGATGAAAAAATTATTCTTTTGGACTGTCTCACGGTGATGGTTACCAATCTAATGATAATGGAAAAAGAGCGTGACTGGGACAACATAGAAAAAGATGATCTTTATTCCATCGAGAAAGCTATAGAGGACGAGATAGAGGGAATTTTTAATTTTGTAGAAGAAAAAGATTTAGAACTGGTGGTAGTGTCAAATGAGCTTGGAATGGGACTTGTTCCACCCTATGCACTAGGAAGACACTTCAGAGATATAGCGGGGAGAATGAACCAGCTAGTAGCCAAAAGAGCAGATGAAGCCTACTTAGTTGTATCAGGACTGCCAATGAGATTAAAATAATACGGAGGGAACAGATGAAGGGACTTTTACTTTTATTTCAATTTATGACCAGGTTACCTATACCTGTTAAGGTAGAATATGATGCAGACGAAGTGGGAAAAAGCATGAAATTTTTTCCAGTTGTAGGAATAATTATAGGAGGAATACTTTGGGGTGCCTATCTTGTGCTGAGCAGATATATAGACAATCCTTATGCCATTGCCTCTCTTATTGTCCTGCTGGAAATAATA
Encoded proteins:
- a CDS encoding GNAT family N-acetyltransferase; protein product: MEWNIKKFDELSNRELYDIMQQRVDVFVVEQNCPYAEIDGKDIDAYHLFAADDGNIAAYTRILHPGVSFDEVSIGRVLVNMAYRGEGLGQELMKKTMEFVTKDLKEKSIKIAAQEYLLEFYLSLGFEEASDVYLEDGIPHIDMLFTKN
- a CDS encoding lipocalin family protein is translated as MKGVLKIFIIFLTFFLYSMSYSWRGQEKKYGISEFQSEKYLGKWYEIVRKDHKFEKGLSNVTAQYEYLGNNKIKVINSGYDEKNEKLKTAVGRAKIKYKSVDNILKVSFFWPFYADYIIMDYDREGYTYALVRGRSDKYLWVLSRTPVLDSDILESLLEKAEEDGIKLDDLIYVKHDKLQ
- a CDS encoding ABC transporter permease, with the translated sequence MIEFFIAKKHIVERKKQSIISTLGMTIGIAVLIVSIGIANGLDKNMIESILSITSHVVVQDNGDIENYREIQKEIESIEGVKGVVPKTSTQGILKYNGVLGSYISGVKIEGLDLDDAKRAMELDKKIVQGTMDFDKPTELLMGKELYEQLGANLGDEVSIVSADNREVRFKIGGVFQSGYYEYDTSLVMLPLRAVQVLTYSGNTVSKMDVMLHDAYKSDQVASEIYSKTGLNTKTWGQLNRNLLSALSLEKTVMIIVFSLIVVIAGFVVWVTLNMLVREKTRDIGVMRAMGFSSERIMKIFLIEGMILGVMGIIIGTVVALGILWYVKNYSIAQLTSIYYLTKIPVELSLKEIFTIIGANLVVIFISSIFPAYRAAKLQPVEALRYE
- a CDS encoding ABC transporter ATP-binding protein, whose translation is MSKIVLNLEKLNKNYKDKKRELHIINNLDLKVEEGEFISILGKSGSGKSTLLNLMGLLDRPDSGKIYFDGIEVDNLKGSNIDKIKNEMLGFVFQFHYLLPEFTALENVMLPALLKNFKEKAEIKERAMKLLEEVELGERMEHKPNELSGGEKQRVAIARALINSPKILLADEPTGNLDEETSEKIHALLRRINRNMNQSIIVVTHSRELAKICHKRYYLKKGFLHLEEEIK
- the raiA gene encoding ribosome-associated translation inhibitor RaiA — translated: MRLIIHGRHLNVTEPIRLHAEKKINKIKKYFDNIMEVDVTLSAESLKTGDYHTADVLVYMNGNKIKATATDEDLYASIDEVVDVLEQQIKKHKEKLRDNKHNAGRKNTIKYNPETKTIDKEDSKRIVQTTISARPMFVEEAVMQMEVLNKQFYVFMNADTEELNVVYRRNDGDYGHVEPA
- the cobU gene encoding bifunctional adenosylcobinamide kinase/adenosylcobinamide-phosphate guanylyltransferase — translated: MGRIIYVTGGARSGKSSFAENHVAESKLKRVYLATSIPFDNEMKLRVEKHKEQRGENWLTIEAYKNLYEILQNKVKDEKIILLDCLTVMVTNLMIMEKERDWDNIEKDDLYSIEKAIEDEIEGIFNFVEEKDLELVVVSNELGMGLVPPYALGRHFRDIAGRMNQLVAKRADEAYLVVSGLPMRLK